TCTCAGACTTTGGGTTTGCGGAAATAGCGTTGGGCGACGAAGGGCGTGTCGATCACCTCGGCAGCGGCGGCCCTGCCGCGCACGATGACCTGAAGGTCGGTGCCGAGCGCGGCGTGCGACGGCGGCACATAGCCCATGGCGATGTTGCGCCCCAGGGTCGGCGACGGTCCGCCCGAGGTGACCGTACCGATGACGGTCCCGTTCGCATCGGCGATCTCGGCACCCTCACGGGCCGGCGCGCCTTCCTTGACGCTCAGGCCCACGCGCACCCGCGCCGGGCCCTCGGCCCGTTCCTTCAGGATGCGCGCGGCGCCGTTGAAATCGGCCGCTTCCATCCGCGACTTCGACAGGGCGAAGGTCAGGGAGCCCTCCACCGGCGAGGTGGTGGCATCGATGTCGTGGCCGTGCAGCGGCAGGCCGGCCTCCAGCCGCAGGCTGTCGCGCGCGCCCAGGCCGATCGGCTTGACCCGCGCGTCCTCGAGGATCGTGTTCCAGACCCGCTCGGCCTCGGCGGCGGGCACCGAGATCTCGTAGCCGTCCTCGCCCGTGTAGCCCGAGCGCGAGACGAAGCAGTCGACCCCGAACAGCATCAGCCGCGCGCAGTCCATGAAGCCGAACTCGGCCAGCACGGGCTCGTGGGCGATCATCACCTCGGCCGCTTCCGGCCCCTGGATGGCGATCAGGGCGCGGTCGTCGAGCACGGTCAGGGTCGCGTCGCCCGACAGGTGGGCGCGCCAGAAGGCGAAATCCTCGTCCTTGTTGCCGGCGTTGACGACCACATACAGGCCGTCGTGATCCGGCTTGCCCGCCATCAGGTCGTCGATGATGCCGCCGTCCTCGTTCAGCAGCAGGCTGTATTTCTGACGCCCGGCCTTCAGCGCCGCATAGTCGCCGGGCACGAAGCGCTCGAACTGGGCGATGGCGTCGGCACCGGTGATCTTGCACTGGCCCATGTGCGAGACGTCGAACAGGCCGGCGTGCTCGCGCGTCCAGCGGTGCTCGGCCAGGACGCCCTCGTACTGGACCGGCATGTCGTAGCCGCCGAACCCGACCATGCGCGCGCCGAGCGCACGATGCGCGGCGTTCAGGACGGTCGTCTTCAGGGTTTGATCGGTCATGCGGACAGGCTTTCAGGGTCGCGTGTTGAGGCGAAAAGCTCCGCCGTCTTCGCGCCCCCGCTGTCTGTGAAACCTGAGAGATTCCGGCCCGGACGTATCCGTGCCTTGCTCCGTCGGCGCACCCCCGCGAAGGGGTGACTTTCCAGCGTCCGAGTGTTCTCGCGGTCCGTTTGCCTGAGCGTTTCCGGGGCGGTTGCGCCTTCGGCTCCGGGTCCGTCCGGTAGTGGGGAGGCTGGACGGCCCGATCTCTCCCGCGAGATCGAGACGACCTAGGCCCCGACTCCCCCGCCAAGTCAAGCGCGGCAAAGCGGTATCGGAACCCCCCGGGGCCTTGCGGGTTATTCCGGCACCCCCACAAGCCCCTCAAAACGCAAGGATTTCACATGTCGATCCTCGACAAGATTCTCGGCCAGTCCGACAAGCCCCGCGACACGCCGGCCAAGGCCGACCGTCAGATGCAGAAGGTGCTGGACGAACTGGCGTCGCTCGGCGGCAAGCCGATCGAGACGCTGGACGCCGCCGAGGCCCGCCGTCAGCCGACCCCGACCGACGCGGTGAAGTCGCTCCTGCGCAAGGACGGCAAGGACCCGGCCGCCGATCTGGGCGTCAAGACCACCGAAATCACCATCCCCGGCGCGGCCGGTCCCCTGCAGGCCCGGATCTACAAGCCGCACGAACATTCCGAGGACCGGCTGCATCCCGTGGTGGTCTATTTCCACGGCGGCGGTTTCGTGATCGCCGATCTCGACGTCTATGACGGCGGCCCGCGCGGCGTGTCGAAAATGGCCGACGTCATCGTCGTCTCGGTCCACTATCGCCAGGCCCCCGAGCACAAATTCCCCGCCGCCCACGACGACGCGACGGCGGCCTGGAAATGGGTTCTGGCCAACGCCCAGACCTTCGGCGGCGACCCGCAGAAGATCGCCGTGATGGGCGAGAGCGCCGGCGGCAACCTGGCCATCAACGTCTCGATCGCCGCCCGCGATCAGGGCCTGCAGGCCCCGGTGCATCAGGTGTTGGTCTATCCGCTGGTCGGCAACGACCTGAACACGCCGTCCTACGTCGAGAACGCCCAGGCCAAGCCCCTGAACAAGGCGATGATCGAGTGGTTCGTGAAGAACACCTTCGCCAGCGAGGCCGAGACCGCCGACCCGCGCGTCAACGTGGTCGAGGCCGACCTGATCGGCCTGCCGGACTCCACCGTCATCCTGGCCGAGATCGATCCGCTACGCTCGGAGGGCGAACTGCTGGCCGAGCGTCTGGAACAGGCCGGATCCAGCGTGCGCCACAAGACCTTCAACGGGTCGACGCACGAGTTCTTCGGCATGGCCCTGGTCGTCCCCGACGCCATGGCGGCCCAGACCTTCGCGGCGCACGAGCTGAAGCGGGCGTTCGGCACGGCCATCCTGCCGATCTGATCGCCGTCACGGACTGACTGAAGAAAGGGCGCTCCCTGCGGAGCGCCCTTTTTCATGTCGCCGCGTACGCCTCGACCTCGGCGATCCGTTCGGCCTTGGCGGCGTCGTCCAGGAACGAGCCCGCAAAGCTGTTGCGGGCCATCAGGGTCAGCTGTTCGCGCGTCAGGCCGACGGCGGCCGCCAGCTGTCGGTAGTTCTCGTTCACATAGCCGCCGAAATAGGCCGGATCGTCCGAGTTCAGCGTGACCCGGATCCCCTGACGCAGCATCTCGGGCACGGGGTGATCCTTCAGGTCGTCGACGACGCACAGCTTGTGATTGGACAGCGGACAGACCGTCAGCGTCATCCCCTCGGCCACGATCCGGCGGACCAGGGCCGGATCCTCCATCGACCGGTTGCCGTGATCCATCCGGTCGATGTGCAGCAGATCGAGCGCCTCCCACACATACTCGGGCGGCCCCTCCTCCCCGGCATGGGCGCACAGCTTCAGACCCATCGCCTGGGCGGCGGCGAACACGCGCTGGAACTTCGACGGCGGATGACCGACCTCCGAGG
This DNA window, taken from Brevundimonas subvibrioides ATCC 15264, encodes the following:
- a CDS encoding alpha/beta hydrolase, with translation MSILDKILGQSDKPRDTPAKADRQMQKVLDELASLGGKPIETLDAAEARRQPTPTDAVKSLLRKDGKDPAADLGVKTTEITIPGAAGPLQARIYKPHEHSEDRLHPVVVYFHGGGFVIADLDVYDGGPRGVSKMADVIVVSVHYRQAPEHKFPAAHDDATAAWKWVLANAQTFGGDPQKIAVMGESAGGNLAINVSIAARDQGLQAPVHQVLVYPLVGNDLNTPSYVENAQAKPLNKAMIEWFVKNTFASEAETADPRVNVVEADLIGLPDSTVILAEIDPLRSEGELLAERLEQAGSSVRHKTFNGSTHEFFGMALVVPDAMAAQTFAAHELKRAFGTAILPI
- the gcvT gene encoding glycine cleavage system aminomethyltransferase GcvT: MTDQTLKTTVLNAAHRALGARMVGFGGYDMPVQYEGVLAEHRWTREHAGLFDVSHMGQCKITGADAIAQFERFVPGDYAALKAGRQKYSLLLNEDGGIIDDLMAGKPDHDGLYVVVNAGNKDEDFAFWRAHLSGDATLTVLDDRALIAIQGPEAAEVMIAHEPVLAEFGFMDCARLMLFGVDCFVSRSGYTGEDGYEISVPAAEAERVWNTILEDARVKPIGLGARDSLRLEAGLPLHGHDIDATTSPVEGSLTFALSKSRMEAADFNGAARILKERAEGPARVRVGLSVKEGAPAREGAEIADANGTVIGTVTSGGPSPTLGRNIAMGYVPPSHAALGTDLQVIVRGRAAAAEVIDTPFVAQRYFRKPKV